Proteins from a genomic interval of Corynebacterium deserti GIMN1.010:
- a CDS encoding DUF3151 domain-containing protein yields MVQINDMLAPPPVRLPEDPAQGADPTLNTTALAHPDSPLVWACRAEEFIKSATSDEEKIQAYAFARTGYHRSLDRLRANGWKGWGPVPYSHEPNQGVLRAIASLALAAQLIGETNEYDRCRQMLSDADPSSVGILLDK; encoded by the coding sequence ATGGTTCAAATCAACGACATGCTTGCCCCACCGCCAGTTCGACTCCCAGAAGACCCAGCACAGGGCGCCGATCCAACGCTCAACACCACGGCACTTGCGCACCCCGACAGCCCTCTCGTGTGGGCGTGTCGAGCAGAAGAGTTTATTAAATCAGCAACTTCCGATGAAGAAAAAATCCAAGCTTATGCTTTCGCCCGCACCGGTTACCACCGTAGCCTCGATCGTCTGCGCGCAAATGGCTGGAAAGGCTGGGGTCCTGTCCCCTACTCCCACGAACCTAACCAGGGTGTCCTCCGCGCAATCGCGTCCCTCGCACTTGCAGCCCAGCTGATCGGCGAAACCAACGAGTACGACCGTTGCCGCCAAATGCTTTCCGACGCCGATCCATCCTCCGTCGGAATCCTCCTGGATAAGTAG
- a CDS encoding acyl-CoA carboxylase subunit beta: MTISSPLIDVANLPDINTTAGKIADLKARRAEAHFPMGEKAVEKVHAAGRLTARERLDYLLDEGSFIETDQLARHRTTAFGLGSKRPATDGIVTGWGTIDGREVCIFSQDGTVFGGALGEVYGEKMIKIMELAIDTGRPLIGLYEGAGARIQDGAVSLDYISQTFYQNIQASGVIPQISVIMGACAGGNAYGPALTDFVVMVDKSSKMFVTGPDVIKTVTGEEITQEELGGATTHMVTAGNSHYTAQTDEEALDWVQDLISFLPSNNRSFAPAEDFDEEEGGIEDNITADDLKLDEIIPDSATVPYDVRDVIQCLTDDGEYLEIQADRAENVVIAFGRIEGQSVGFVANQPTQFAGCLDIDSSEKAARFVRTCDAFNIPIVMLVDVPGFLPGAGQEYGGILRRGAKLLYAYGEATVPKITVTMRKAYGGAYCVMGSKGLGSDVNLAWPTAQIAVMGAAGAVGFIYRKELMAADAKGLDTVALAKSFEREYEDHMLNPYLAAERGLIDAVILPSETRGQIARNLRLLKHKNVTRPARKHGNMPL; the protein is encoded by the coding sequence ATGACCATTTCCTCACCTTTGATTGACGTCGCCAACCTTCCAGACATCAACACCACTGCCGGCAAGATTGCCGATCTTAAGGCTCGTCGCGCGGAAGCTCACTTCCCCATGGGCGAAAAGGCAGTAGAGAAGGTCCACGCTGCTGGCCGCCTCACTGCCCGTGAGCGTCTGGATTACCTCCTCGATGAAGGCTCCTTCATCGAAACCGATCAGCTCGCCCGCCACCGCACCACCGCTTTCGGCCTGGGCAGCAAGCGCCCAGCAACCGACGGCATCGTCACCGGCTGGGGCACCATCGACGGCCGCGAGGTCTGCATCTTCTCCCAGGACGGCACCGTCTTTGGTGGCGCACTCGGTGAGGTTTATGGCGAAAAGATGATCAAGATCATGGAGCTGGCTATTGATACCGGCCGCCCACTGATCGGCCTGTACGAAGGTGCGGGTGCACGTATCCAGGACGGCGCTGTCTCCCTGGACTACATCTCCCAGACCTTCTACCAAAACATCCAAGCCTCTGGTGTTATCCCACAGATCTCCGTCATCATGGGTGCTTGCGCCGGCGGTAACGCATACGGCCCAGCACTTACCGACTTCGTTGTCATGGTGGACAAGTCCTCCAAGATGTTCGTCACCGGCCCAGACGTGATCAAGACCGTCACCGGCGAAGAAATCACCCAGGAAGAGCTCGGCGGCGCAACCACCCACATGGTCACCGCTGGTAACTCCCACTACACCGCACAGACCGACGAAGAAGCACTGGATTGGGTTCAGGACCTCATCTCCTTCCTGCCATCCAACAACCGCTCCTTCGCACCTGCTGAAGACTTCGACGAAGAAGAAGGCGGCATCGAGGACAACATCACCGCCGATGACCTCAAGCTCGACGAGATCATCCCAGACTCCGCGACCGTGCCTTATGACGTCCGCGATGTCATCCAGTGCCTCACCGACGACGGCGAGTACCTGGAAATCCAGGCAGACCGCGCAGAAAACGTTGTCATCGCCTTCGGTCGCATCGAAGGCCAGTCCGTCGGCTTCGTAGCAAACCAGCCCACCCAGTTCGCTGGCTGCTTGGACATCGACTCCTCTGAGAAAGCAGCTCGCTTTGTCCGCACCTGCGACGCCTTCAACATCCCTATCGTCATGCTTGTCGACGTCCCCGGCTTCCTCCCCGGCGCGGGCCAGGAATACGGCGGCATCTTGCGCCGTGGCGCAAAGCTACTCTACGCATACGGCGAGGCAACCGTGCCAAAGATCACCGTCACCATGCGCAAGGCTTACGGCGGAGCGTACTGCGTGATGGGCTCCAAGGGCCTTGGTTCTGACGTCAACCTTGCATGGCCAACCGCACAGATCGCCGTCATGGGCGCTGCTGGTGCAGTCGGATTCATCTACCGCAAGGAACTCATGGCAGCCGACGCCAAGGGCCTAGACACCGTTGCTCTGGCTAAGTCCTTCGAGCGTGAGTACGAAGATCACATGCTTAACCCATACCTCGCTGCAGAGCGTGGCCTGATCGACGCCGTCATCCTGCCAAGCGAAACCCGCGGCCAAATTGCGCGCAACCTTCGCCTGCTCAAGCACAAGAACGTCACCCGCCCTGCTCGCAAGCACGGCAACATGCCGCTGTAA
- a CDS encoding Maf family protein, which translates to MQIVLASQSPSRRMILNSAGVEPLIHPAHVDEDAIIASLDGAAPADIVSALALAKAHAVAPSHQCNVVIGGDSMLLIDGHLHGKPHTETETIKRWRQQRGKTAELITGHAIIYGSQEIVETSSTTITFAEASDVDIERYAASGEPLECAGAFTLEALGGWFIDSIHGDPSSVIGLSLPVVRRALYNLGFNASDFWS; encoded by the coding sequence ATGCAGATCGTTCTCGCATCGCAATCACCGTCCCGCCGCATGATCCTCAACTCGGCGGGCGTTGAACCCCTCATCCACCCCGCCCACGTCGACGAAGACGCCATCATCGCCTCCCTCGACGGCGCGGCCCCCGCCGACATCGTCTCCGCGCTCGCGCTTGCAAAAGCCCACGCGGTTGCGCCCTCACATCAGTGCAACGTGGTCATCGGCGGCGACTCCATGCTGCTTATCGACGGCCACCTCCACGGCAAGCCCCACACCGAAACTGAAACTATCAAACGGTGGCGACAGCAACGCGGCAAAACCGCCGAACTTATCACCGGGCACGCAATCATCTACGGCTCCCAAGAGATCGTAGAGACCTCCTCCACCACCATTACGTTCGCTGAGGCCTCAGATGTGGATATCGAGCGATACGCCGCCTCAGGCGAGCCTTTAGAATGCGCCGGAGCCTTCACCCTCGAAGCGCTCGGCGGGTGGTTTATTGATTCCATCCACGGTGATCCCTCCTCCGTCATCGGATTGTCCCTGCCGGTAGTGCGTCGGGCGCTCTACAATCTGGGATTCAATGCGAGTGATTTTTGGAGCTAG
- a CDS encoding acyl-CoA carboxylase subunit beta — protein MTAANSTPDLTTTAGKLSDLRSRLAEAQAPMGQESVEKAHEAGQKTARERIEYLLDQGTFVEIDALARHRSKNFGLDAKRPATDGVVTGYGTIDGRKVCIFSQDGAVFDGTLGEVNGEKIVKVMDLAIKTGVPLIAINEGAGARIKEGIVSLGMYSKMFYRNTQASGLVPQISLVMGESAGGNVYSPALSDFLVMVNGTSQMYVTSPEIIKTVTGDDVTTEELGGATTHMATSGTSHYSAANETDALDWVRELLSYLPSNNRAEAPRTPVEITTGSIQENVTDLDRELDSIIPDSNHQPYDMRTILSRVVDEAEFFEIQKDYAENILCGFARIEGRSVGIVANQPTQLAGCLDIKAMEKAARFIRTCDAFNIPIVEFVDVPGFLPGTAQEFNGLIRRGAKLVYAYAEATVGKITIITRKSIGTAYSIMGSKDMGADLVYAWPTAEIAVLAASGAVSDIYAKELKQAATEGKDVTEVMKGYEAQYEESHLNPYLAAERGLVDAVIPPSETRGQILEGLRLLDRKVVNVPAKKHGNIPL, from the coding sequence ATGACTGCAGCAAATTCGACTCCTGACCTCACAACAACGGCTGGAAAACTCTCCGACCTTCGCTCCCGCCTTGCTGAGGCGCAGGCACCCATGGGACAAGAATCCGTGGAAAAGGCTCATGAAGCGGGACAAAAAACCGCCCGTGAGCGTATCGAGTATCTGCTTGACCAAGGCACATTCGTAGAAATTGATGCCTTGGCTCGTCACAGGTCGAAGAACTTTGGTCTAGATGCCAAGCGCCCCGCAACTGATGGTGTCGTCACTGGCTATGGCACCATCGATGGTCGCAAGGTGTGCATCTTCTCCCAGGACGGCGCTGTGTTTGACGGCACCCTGGGTGAGGTAAATGGTGAGAAGATCGTCAAGGTTATGGATCTTGCTATCAAGACCGGCGTTCCACTGATCGCCATCAATGAAGGCGCAGGCGCACGCATCAAGGAAGGCATTGTCTCCTTGGGCATGTACTCCAAGATGTTCTACCGCAACACCCAGGCCTCCGGCCTGGTGCCACAGATTTCCCTGGTCATGGGCGAATCCGCCGGTGGAAACGTGTACTCCCCCGCGTTGAGCGACTTCCTTGTCATGGTCAATGGCACCTCCCAGATGTACGTCACCTCCCCGGAGATCATCAAGACCGTCACCGGCGACGACGTCACCACCGAAGAACTCGGTGGCGCAACCACCCACATGGCAACGTCTGGTACCTCGCACTACTCTGCAGCCAACGAAACCGATGCGCTGGATTGGGTTCGCGAGCTTCTTAGCTACCTGCCATCCAACAACCGCGCAGAAGCACCTCGCACCCCAGTTGAGATCACCACCGGCTCCATCCAGGAAAACGTCACCGATCTCGACCGCGAACTGGACTCCATCATCCCGGACTCCAACCACCAGCCCTACGACATGCGCACTATCTTGTCCCGCGTAGTAGATGAGGCTGAGTTCTTTGAAATTCAAAAGGACTACGCCGAAAACATCCTCTGCGGATTCGCACGCATCGAAGGCCGCTCCGTCGGCATCGTAGCCAACCAGCCCACCCAGCTGGCCGGCTGCCTAGACATCAAGGCCATGGAAAAAGCAGCACGCTTCATCCGCACCTGCGACGCCTTCAACATCCCCATCGTAGAATTCGTCGACGTCCCAGGATTCCTCCCAGGAACCGCCCAAGAATTCAACGGCCTCATCCGCCGTGGCGCCAAGCTCGTCTACGCATACGCTGAGGCAACCGTTGGCAAGATCACCATCATCACCCGCAAATCCATCGGCACCGCCTACTCCATCATGGGCTCCAAGGACATGGGCGCAGACCTCGTCTACGCCTGGCCAACCGCAGAAATCGCCGTCCTCGCCGCCTCCGGCGCAGTCAGCGACATCTACGCCAAGGAACTCAAACAGGCAGCCACCGAAGGCAAAGACGTCACCGAAGTGATGAAAGGCTACGAGGCACAATACGAGGAATCCCACCTCAACCCCTACCTCGCCGCCGAACGCGGGCTTGTCGACGCCGTTATCCCACCATCCGAAACCCGCGGCCAAATCCTCGAAGGCCTTCGCCTTCTAGACCGCAAAGTTGTCAACGTTCCCGCCAAGAAGCACGGCAACATTCCGCTGTAA
- a CDS encoding acyltransferase family protein: MDGLRGIAIAFVVLFHVFVGKVSGGVDVFLLLSGYFFLGSQLRYADRADSSINPWWPIWRTLRRLLPALVLVLGVSMAVIMAWIPKLQRIEIANQAVASLFYVQNWELASQGAAYGAASSEVSPFQHLWSMAVQGQFYVFAIALAMVIILIRRYRPEYSAVRLATPILAVLTSVSFFAAIVWYFVDQSINYYSTFTRFWEMGLGALLVLHGPRLLINARTKSIFAGVGLFMVLSTGFIMDGAHTFPGPMALYPIIGACLVILGDGRVAVFLSSKFMRWLGDIAYPLYLWHWPLLIIFTAWFEMDEPTVWLGIAVIALSVGLAQLTHKYVELPMQQQGKRPVFRESRSAEALKKLKTTRPAQVRAFAGVAVFAVAVSLTSSPQVLYQRVLDAQSTNLDPYTYPGALALTGLQYPQATPEPDPYVLADTVSPAWAKGCMSVIDDDPNELPVDKYDPEFCTFGDPTAQLEVYLVGGSHAEQWMAPLDALGKMHNFKVIPLVRQSCPTFVEDLDGIFSEDCADFNELVIERLEEVQPDLVVSNSTRPLLEKGRGIDEVPESYPTLWNFLEGQGIQFMGLRDNPWFIQPDGSGWLVSQCYAEEESLVDCSITRDNFYAPVDPAIEELNIREGMVAVDTSRWFCPEDLCIPVIGNVYVYRDGNHLSDEYAQSLAPFIWDHMRGLLNK, from the coding sequence TTGGACGGGTTGCGTGGCATCGCGATTGCCTTCGTGGTGCTGTTCCACGTGTTTGTGGGCAAAGTCTCCGGCGGCGTCGATGTGTTCCTGCTACTTTCGGGCTATTTCTTCTTAGGTTCTCAATTACGGTATGCGGATCGCGCGGATTCGTCGATTAATCCGTGGTGGCCGATCTGGCGCACGCTTCGACGGCTTCTTCCTGCGCTGGTGTTGGTGTTGGGCGTTTCGATGGCTGTAATTATGGCGTGGATTCCCAAGCTGCAGAGAATTGAGATCGCTAACCAAGCGGTCGCTAGCCTCTTTTATGTCCAAAACTGGGAGCTCGCCTCCCAAGGTGCTGCATACGGGGCGGCGTCGTCTGAGGTTAGCCCATTTCAGCATTTGTGGTCGATGGCTGTGCAGGGGCAGTTCTATGTGTTTGCCATTGCACTTGCCATGGTGATTATTCTGATTCGCCGGTACCGACCGGAGTATTCTGCCGTTCGCCTAGCCACACCGATACTTGCGGTACTTACCTCGGTGTCGTTTTTCGCGGCGATCGTGTGGTACTTCGTTGATCAGTCCATAAACTACTACTCCACCTTTACCCGCTTCTGGGAAATGGGCTTAGGTGCGCTGTTGGTCCTGCACGGGCCGCGGTTGCTGATCAATGCGCGGACGAAGTCGATCTTCGCAGGCGTGGGACTGTTTATGGTGCTGTCTACAGGTTTCATCATGGACGGTGCCCACACCTTTCCAGGTCCGATGGCGCTGTATCCGATCATCGGCGCATGTTTGGTCATTTTGGGCGATGGCCGAGTGGCTGTTTTCTTATCGTCAAAGTTCATGCGCTGGCTGGGCGATATCGCCTACCCGCTGTACCTGTGGCACTGGCCGTTGCTCATCATCTTCACCGCGTGGTTTGAGATGGATGAACCCACCGTGTGGTTGGGCATCGCCGTCATTGCTTTGTCGGTGGGACTCGCACAATTGACGCACAAGTACGTTGAGCTTCCTATGCAGCAGCAGGGTAAGCGTCCGGTGTTCAGGGAATCGCGTAGCGCGGAGGCACTAAAGAAACTGAAGACCACCAGGCCAGCTCAGGTGCGAGCGTTCGCAGGCGTGGCTGTGTTTGCTGTGGCGGTGTCGCTGACATCCTCTCCTCAGGTGCTGTATCAGCGCGTGCTGGATGCACAGTCCACCAATCTTGATCCCTACACTTACCCAGGCGCATTAGCCCTGACGGGATTGCAGTACCCGCAGGCGACCCCAGAGCCGGATCCATATGTGTTGGCCGATACGGTCTCTCCAGCATGGGCGAAGGGGTGCATGTCAGTCATTGACGATGATCCCAACGAGCTGCCTGTAGATAAGTACGATCCAGAGTTCTGTACCTTTGGCGATCCAACAGCCCAACTTGAGGTCTATCTTGTCGGCGGATCCCACGCGGAACAATGGATGGCTCCACTGGATGCCTTGGGCAAGATGCACAACTTCAAGGTGATCCCGCTTGTTCGGCAGTCATGCCCAACCTTTGTGGAAGATTTGGACGGCATTTTCAGCGAGGACTGCGCCGACTTCAACGAGCTGGTTATTGAACGCCTCGAAGAAGTCCAGCCCGATTTGGTGGTCTCCAACTCCACGAGGCCATTGCTAGAAAAGGGCAGGGGCATCGATGAGGTACCGGAATCCTACCCAACGCTGTGGAACTTCTTGGAGGGCCAAGGCATTCAGTTCATGGGATTGCGCGATAACCCCTGGTTTATCCAGCCCGATGGAAGTGGCTGGTTGGTGTCGCAGTGTTATGCAGAGGAGGAATCATTGGTGGATTGCTCGATCACTAGGGATAATTTCTACGCGCCAGTTGATCCAGCCATAGAGGAGCTTAATATCCGTGAAGGCATGGTTGCGGTGGATACCTCGCGCTGGTTCTGCCCTGAGGATCTGTGTATTCCGGTCATCGGCAACGTCTACGTCTACCGCGACGGCAACCACCTGTCGGATGAGTACGCGCAGTCACTAGCCCCATTTATCTGGGACCACATGCGCGGGCTCCTCAATAAGTAA
- a CDS encoding 5-(carboxyamino)imidazole ribonucleotide synthase: MTSESANTSGNPAAHAPGMPVVAVIGDGQLARMMQTAAIELGQSLRVLAGAEDSSAAQVAADVVLGDYTNIDDLHRAIEGADVMTFDHEHVPTEHLHQLIAEGVNVQPGPDALVNAQDKLVMRKRLRELGAPVPPFAAIESVEDAEGFFDAVNGQVCLKARRGGYDGKGVWFPDTKEDLAQLVGELLEAGTSLMAEKKVALSRELSAMVARTPSGETKAWPVVESVQENGVCAQAIAPAPSLSAELQESTRGLAQRIATELGVTGVLAVELFETRDDNGQPEIFVNELAMRPHNTGHWTQDGCVTSQFEQHLRAVLDYPLGSTETLAEVTVMGNVLGADVDPGMPMATRMAEVWRKYPEAKIHLYGKGHRPGRKIGHVNMVGSDVEATREAALASAYFLVHAEWPAEG, from the coding sequence GTGACTTCTGAATCTGCCAATACCTCTGGAAACCCTGCTGCTCATGCCCCAGGCATGCCCGTTGTTGCCGTCATCGGTGACGGCCAGTTAGCCCGTATGATGCAGACCGCCGCGATTGAGCTCGGCCAATCCCTCCGCGTTCTTGCAGGTGCGGAGGATTCCTCTGCAGCGCAGGTTGCAGCTGACGTAGTCCTTGGCGATTACACCAACATCGACGATCTTCACCGCGCCATCGAAGGTGCCGACGTGATGACCTTTGATCACGAGCACGTTCCCACCGAGCACCTGCACCAACTCATCGCCGAAGGCGTCAACGTTCAACCCGGCCCCGACGCCCTAGTCAACGCCCAAGACAAGCTGGTCATGCGCAAGCGACTGCGTGAACTCGGTGCTCCCGTTCCACCATTTGCAGCTATCGAATCCGTCGAGGACGCAGAAGGCTTTTTTGATGCTGTCAACGGCCAGGTGTGCCTCAAAGCGCGTCGTGGAGGATATGACGGCAAGGGCGTCTGGTTCCCGGACACCAAGGAAGACCTAGCGCAGTTAGTGGGGGAGTTACTTGAGGCAGGAACTTCGCTGATGGCCGAGAAGAAGGTCGCCTTGAGCCGAGAGCTGTCCGCCATGGTTGCGCGCACTCCATCGGGTGAAACCAAAGCATGGCCAGTAGTGGAATCTGTGCAGGAAAACGGCGTGTGTGCTCAGGCGATTGCGCCAGCTCCATCACTGTCAGCTGAACTACAAGAATCTACTCGTGGCCTCGCGCAGCGCATCGCCACCGAGCTGGGTGTTACTGGCGTGTTGGCAGTGGAACTTTTTGAAACCCGCGACGACAATGGCCAGCCAGAGATCTTTGTCAACGAGCTAGCGATGCGTCCCCACAACACCGGGCACTGGACCCAAGATGGCTGCGTGACCAGCCAGTTTGAACAGCACTTGCGTGCCGTACTGGATTACCCATTGGGATCCACCGAGACTCTCGCTGAGGTCACCGTGATGGGCAACGTACTTGGCGCCGATGTCGATCCTGGCATGCCCATGGCAACCCGCATGGCTGAAGTGTGGCGCAAGTACCCAGAAGCCAAGATTCACCTCTACGGCAAGGGACACCGCCCGGGCCGCAAGATCGGTCACGTGAATATGGTTGGCTCTGATGTGGAAGCAACCCGCGAAGCAGCGTTGGCGTCTGCTTACTTCCTCGTGCACGCGGAGTGGCCTGCGGAGGGGTAA
- a CDS encoding acyl-CoA carboxylase subunit epsilon, whose translation MSEVTSEFVVEKPFLQVVSGNPNDAEVAALTMVFAGLAQAAAAEQATQSRDRDNWGNLDERLSRPTTFNPSAFQNVNFF comes from the coding sequence ATGTCTGAAGTTACTTCTGAGTTCGTCGTCGAAAAGCCGTTTTTGCAGGTTGTCTCCGGCAACCCTAACGACGCCGAAGTCGCCGCGCTGACCATGGTCTTCGCAGGCCTTGCCCAGGCAGCCGCCGCTGAGCAAGCAACCCAGTCCCGCGACCGCGACAACTGGGGCAACCTCGACGAGCGCCTCAGCCGCCCCACCACCTTCAACCCCAGCGCATTCCAGAACGTAAACTTCTTCTAA
- a CDS encoding biotin--[acetyl-CoA-carboxylase] ligase codes for MNFSPTPSRAPLDNERLQKELVDNGPFSQVVYKEVTGSTNADLLDLAGRGAPDWTIATVERQDRGRGRLGRPWRAPQGAQSIFSVLFRVSEAELDKIGTIPLACGLAMMDTLRELEVSGAGLKWPNDVLINGKKLCGILVEATGFDSQPAVVIGMGTNISLTVDELPVPHATSIALEGVEIDRTSFLITVLTHLRTRLEQWQGGDIAWLDDYRAVCTSIGQDVRVILPGDNELLGKAIGVDSGGHIRVQDATGHVHTLNAGEITHLRLQ; via the coding sequence ATGAACTTTAGCCCCACACCGTCCCGTGCCCCCCTCGATAACGAGCGCCTGCAGAAGGAACTCGTGGATAATGGCCCCTTTTCCCAGGTTGTTTACAAGGAAGTGACGGGATCCACCAACGCCGACCTCCTTGACCTTGCTGGCCGAGGCGCGCCTGATTGGACTATTGCCACTGTGGAGCGCCAAGACAGAGGCCGTGGCCGATTGGGTAGGCCATGGAGGGCTCCTCAAGGTGCGCAGTCCATTTTCTCAGTGTTGTTCCGCGTATCAGAGGCGGAGCTGGACAAGATTGGCACCATCCCCTTGGCATGTGGGTTGGCGATGATGGATACTCTGCGTGAGCTTGAAGTGTCTGGCGCTGGCCTGAAGTGGCCCAACGACGTGCTCATCAACGGCAAGAAGCTCTGCGGCATTCTCGTGGAAGCAACCGGTTTTGACTCCCAACCCGCCGTGGTGATCGGCATGGGCACCAACATCAGCTTGACGGTTGACGAGCTTCCCGTGCCCCATGCGACCTCTATCGCGCTGGAAGGTGTTGAAATCGACAGAACTTCTTTCCTTATTACTGTCCTCACACATCTGCGCACCCGCCTTGAGCAATGGCAGGGCGGTGACATCGCCTGGCTCGATGACTACCGAGCCGTCTGCACCAGTATTGGCCAGGATGTTCGAGTCATCCTGCCCGGCGACAACGAACTTCTGGGCAAGGCGATCGGCGTTGATTCTGGTGGGCACATCCGCGTCCAAGACGCCACAGGCCACGTGCACACCCTCAACGCCGGTGAAATTACCCACCTGAGACTGCAGTAG